The DNA window CTCCTGCCCGAGGGGTTCTCCTTCGGGTAATTTCCCTCCTCACTATATGAAAAGGGGGGAAGCTCCCTTCCCCCCTTTTCCTTCTCTTCTTCTCCCCGGACCTCCATCCTCTACGCCAAAACCATCTTCATCTGCTTAACCTCTACTTCCAGTCCCTTTTTCTGACACAGGTCGTGGAGTTCCTTTTTCCGCACATCTCCGTTCTCACGGAAAGACACGATAATCTCCTGGATATTGTTCTTCCTGATGAGCCGTTCCAGGTCTTCCCTTGTCCCTAAAACCGGATATCCCATGATCTTTCGCTTGCGCTTCATCGGATTGTCATCAATGAAGCCCACGAGGACAAGCTGGAGGCTCCGGTTGTTCTCGATCTCCTTTACCACCATCTGCCCGCCGACGCCTGCGCCGTAAATCAAGGTGGGTTTACCTTTTTGTTTCCCCTTCTTGGTTCCCTCGTCTACCAGTCTGAAGGAAAGCCTGGAGAGGGAGACAAGCAGGAGCAGAAGCATCCAGTAGAGGACGAACACCACCCTGGAAAAACTATGAAAACGATAGACAGCGAGGATAACCAGAACTGAGAGGATCGTCCCTGCGGTGACAGCCTTGATATAATCAATCAGATCACTCAGGCCCGTACTTTCCCAGACACCCCGGTAGACTCCTATCAGAAAAAAGCAAAAAATCTGGCAGGATACGACGATGGGCACCGATTTCATGAAAAACTCGAAATTTTCTCCGATGAGATAATACACCGGTCCCTCGAAGCGCAAAAGATAGGCCACATAGTAGGCCATGGAGATAAGAACCACATCCAGGAGGACCTCCAGGAGTCTTCTCCGGTAAGTGATCTGAACGATGATGGGGGTAATCATGCCGGCGGCTTTTTCCTGGAAGATGGACTCTTCCTCGTACACCTTCACCTTCGCCAAGTAGATCCAAAAGAAGATGACAAAGAGGAGATAGAGAACAATGAAGACGAGGGTGGCCCCGATGCTCAAGGAGTAGATGGAAAGGGCGATGAGCCCTGATGCCACGGAAAAAGCATACAGGACCAGGACGGCCCGTCTCTCGGAAAGACCTATCGCCACCAGCCTGTGGGAGGAATGGTCCCTTCCTCCTTGGGATATGGGGCGCCGGAAAAGCTTGCGCATGACACTCACGAAACCCGTATCCAGGATGGGGATGAAAAGAATAAGTATGGGAATGGCTATTACTGAGAGAAGGTGCCCCATACTTCCCCCGGCGGTCTTCTGCCCGTTCCCGGCAATTGTGAGACCGGCCATGAGAAACCCGATAAAGAGACTTCCGGCATCTCCCATGAAGATGGAGGCCGGATTGAAATTGTAAATCAGGAACCCAAGGAGCGCCCCCAGGTGAATGACGGCCAATAACAGGGCTCCGGCGGGAGACCCTGTGGGATTCAGAAAATGGGTAAGGAAGAGAAAGGTTCCTCCGATGAAAGCCACTCCCGCGGCAAGCCCATCCATGTTATCCAGTAGATTGAAGGCGTTCGTGATCCCTACGATCCAGAAAAGAGTAATGAAGAGGTTGAGGGTCCGGGAAAAGGTCCAGTCCACCCTGAGACCAAAATAGATCAAAATGGAGGCTAGAATGACCTGGGCGACCAGCTTGTGCTGGGGATCCATATTGAAGATGTCATCCGTCAGGCCTACCAGGAACATCCCTGAGGCACAAAGGACCAGGGGTAAAAAAGGACGACCGAATTGCTCCCAATCCAAGTAGATTGACCCGAAGATCCAGGGGAGAAGGGTGGAAGCAAAAATGGCCACTCCTCCCAGAAGGGCCGTTTCCTTCTTGTGCCAGCGCGTATCCCTCGGTACGGCCACACGGCCTGTTGAAACGGCCAGTCTTCTGGCCAAGGGCGTGAGGCAAAGGGCTGATACCAGCCCCACACCGAAAAACACAAGGTATGTGGTAATGGTCAATGTTTTCACCACGTGATTCAGAGCTGATCAAAGGTCTTCAAGGGTGTATAACCCTGGTCAAACCGTTTGTCAACGATTCCGCGGCATCTTCAAGGGATGAACAAGTGCTTTAAGCTTGCGAGGGCCGACTCGATCTCAAAAACCCCACCTTTCTATTCTCATCATCAGGTAGATGCCAAGAAGAAGAAAGACGGCGCTTGCGAGCCAGGCGGCGAAAAAAGGAGGGAGGGTTCCCGATAACCCGAGGGACCGGGAAAACCCCAACAAGAGGAGATAAATGAAGCAGAGGCCGATCCCCATGGAGACCGCCAGGGCTGTACCACCTCTCCTGAGTCCCAGGGAGATGGGAATTCCGGCGAACACCAGGATCAGACTCATGAAAGGCAAGGCCAACTTGATGTACATATCGACCCGATAGCGGGTATCGTCGTAACCTTCCCGGCGCACCTTTTCCGCGTAAACCTTGAGTTGCCAGTAACTCATCTCTTCCGGCTGCCTCTCGTTCCGGACAAAGGTCTGTGGGGTTTCAGGGAGGTCCAGATGAATCTCATTGAATCGCCTCAGACGATAGCCGCCTTCCGGTGTGAGCTCCTGGACGATTCCGTCTTCAAATCTCCAGCCATTTCCATCCCACGTACCCTTCAGGGCGTCGATCTTCTTAGTCAACCGGAAAGCCTCATCGAAAAAATAGAGGCTGGGCGAATCCAATATCCTTCTCCGGTAATCGAAATGCCGGGCCCAATAAATGGCCTTTTCACCCCGATACCATAACTGGTTGCTCTCATAAAACCGGGTGGGATCGCGCTTTTCCACTTCAACGGCCCAAATTTCGTTACTCCTGGAACTTGTATAGGGAACGATGAATTCTGAGAGGAAAAAAAGCCCCCCGGCAATGAACAGGGTGCCCAGAAGAATCGGTCTGGCAATATGAAAGATACTGAATCCAGAGGCCCGAAGAGCCGTTATTTCATTATGGCGCTTCATTATACAAAAGAGGATTACAGCGGAGATCAAGGAGGCCACGGGCGTCATCTGAACCAGAATAAAGGGGCTCTTGTAAAGAAAGTAGGAGGCCATGACGTCCTTCGAAACTCCGGCCTCGATGAAGTTATCGATTTTTCCAAGGAAATCGATCAGCAGGTAGATCGTGAAAAAGATCAGCTGAGAGGCAGCGAATATCACAAAAAAATCCTTGAGCTGGTATTTTGAAAGGATCTTCATGTTGGATCTCATCCCGGTTCCCGCTCCTGGGGCGGCTCATTTGTCCAGCTTATGGTTTACAGACCCGGCATGGGACGTAATCCTCCTGCAGGGCCTCCCGTCTTGAGGGGAAAGGAACGCGGTTTTGGGGGGCGATTCTCCGCCCGCATGGGGCCTCGGCTCTATGAAATTTCATGGCCCTGCGATTCCCCACGAAAAGGGGCTCCGGCGTTTCCCGGGCCTCATCCATTGGAGTCGCTTCTTCATGGGGGACATCCTCGCTAATTCCCGAAATCGAATACGAGCTTGGTGAGACCGGGGTCTGCGGGATAGAGGCAGAAGGAGTCCGGCATACCCCCTTTCGTCTCCGAACCAGATGGGCCTTCCAGTCCCTGAGATCCGTCAACCACTGATCTATCCGGGCAGCTGCACCGCTCCCGGCGCTCCTGAACAACAGTATACAGCAAACGGCCAAAAAGAGATTCGGGAACCACATTCCAATCAAAGGAGAGACGGATCCCTGCTCGCAGATGCTCCGGGCACCCATAAGGCTCATGTAATAGAGCAGGAACACCAAAAGCCCCACAGTGATTCCCAGGGATCGTCCCCGGGACCGGATTTGCGCCCCAAGGGGCGCACCGATCAACCCCATGAAAAAAACCGCCAGGGGAATGGTTACGAGTTCAAGAAGTTCGATCATCAAATCGTTACGCCTTCTCTCCCCCGATGGGGTCTTCCGTATCTGGTCCACTAATTCCCCCACATACAATTCCCTAGGGGCCTTTTCCCTTGACTCGAGGGCCGGCATGATGTCCAGGAGGCTGAGGTTGAGGTCATAGGTCTTAAATTGCATGGTTCTAGGGGATTTTAGTTCCTTGTCCACCACGAAGACGGTTCCGTCCCTGAAACGGATCGTGACCAGCTTGTTCTCAGGGCTGTAAATAATACGGCATTCCTGCGCCACGATGGAATGGGTAACGGCCGGGTCCCTTCGATCCACCACGAAGACGTCCTTCATGAGTCTTTTCTTGGGCGTAATGCCGTTGACGTAAAAGACCACATCGTCAAAGAGTTCGTAAAAAATCCGTTCCTTGATGTTGAAATCCGCCCTCGACTCCACGATACGAAAGATCGTATCCTTGAAGGCCCTGTTCCCCCATGGCACCCCCAGAAAAGCGATAAGACTTGCCAGCAAATAAGCGGCGAGGGAGAGGCTCACCACCGGAGGAAGCATCTGGTAGAGGCTGATCCCCGAGGACTGCAACGCTATGATTTCATTGTCCCCGGACATCCGCAGAAAACCGATCAACACGGCCATGAGGGTGGCGGCCGGGAGTGCGAAAAGCAAGACGTTCGGCAGGAGAAACAGCACGAGCTTCGTGACGTGACCCGGATGAACGCCCCGCTCAACGATCCATTCCGTGATGGAGAGCATCCGGCTGGCCACCATGATCAGGGCGAAAACCAGGAGGGTGGATATAAAAGTGGGCCACATCTCCTTGAAAATGTATTTGTAGAGAACCGGCTTCGAGGAGAGCAGGACGCGGGACAAGGTCCTGGACCTTAATGCGGAGGAGCCCATAAGGATTTTGCGTAGATTCAAGTGGTCAAACCTTGAGACCTTTGAAAAACGCCCCCTTTTGTCCAATCTCTGCGTCAGACTCAAATTTTAATCCTCAAAATACCTCAATGTATTCCTGCGGTTAAAATTTTCGCCTTCCTTGACCTTGAACAAAATTGAACATTTTTCAAAGGTCTCTTTGCTGTTCATTTATAATAAAAAATCATACGGATAGATATACATAACGTTTGTTTTCAAATCCACCTTTGTAAGCCAACAAGAAGCAGAGGCTTGGGATTTTCTCCGGAGCGGGCGCATTTCAGACCTGAATCAAGACAAATGAAGAGCCGAAATACGCAGTGCCTGTCCGCCGGTGTCTGGCGGGACCGAAGCCATGGATGGTGAAGCGAACGGAAACAACAGAGCCCTTTCAATTGCGTCTTACCCCTCTCCTGTATTTCTCAAGCAAGTCCTTATAAAGATCGCTTGTTTCACGCACCATCCGATCCACAGAGAATTCATTTTTCAACTTTTTCCAACCCTCTTCTCCCATGACCCTCCTCCGGGCGGGGTCTTTGATGAGGGTCTCCAGGGCCCTGCGCAGGGCTGTGACATCCCTGGGCGGAACCAGGAGCCCCGTATGATGGTCCTCTACAATTTCCGGTACGGCCATGGTATTCGTTGAAACGATGGGCAGCCGGTGGGCCATGGCCTCCAGGAGAACAAGCCCGAATCCTTCGCCCAGGGTAGGGAGGACAAAAAGATCGATCCCGGAGAGAATGGCCGAGACACGGGAAGTGAACCCAAGAAAGACCACCTTCTCCGATATTCCAAGTTCACCGCATTTTTTTTCGAGAGCCCCCCTCAGGGGACCATCTCCCAT is part of the Deltaproteobacteria bacterium genome and encodes:
- the lptG gene encoding LPS export ABC transporter permease LptG, which translates into the protein MKILSKYQLKDFFVIFAASQLIFFTIYLLIDFLGKIDNFIEAGVSKDVMASYFLYKSPFILVQMTPVASLISAVILFCIMKRHNEITALRASGFSIFHIARPILLGTLFIAGGLFFLSEFIVPYTSSRSNEIWAVEVEKRDPTRFYESNQLWYRGEKAIYWARHFDYRRRILDSPSLYFFDEAFRLTKKIDALKGTWDGNGWRFEDGIVQELTPEGGYRLRRFNEIHLDLPETPQTFVRNERQPEEMSYWQLKVYAEKVRREGYDDTRYRVDMYIKLALPFMSLILVFAGIPISLGLRRGGTALAVSMGIGLCFIYLLLLGFSRSLGLSGTLPPFFAAWLASAVFLLLGIYLMMRIERWGF
- the lptF gene encoding LPS export ABC transporter permease LptF; this encodes MNLRKILMGSSALRSRTLSRVLLSSKPVLYKYIFKEMWPTFISTLLVFALIMVASRMLSITEWIVERGVHPGHVTKLVLFLLPNVLLFALPAATLMAVLIGFLRMSGDNEIIALQSSGISLYQMLPPVVSLSLAAYLLASLIAFLGVPWGNRAFKDTIFRIVESRADFNIKERIFYELFDDVVFYVNGITPKKRLMKDVFVVDRRDPAVTHSIVAQECRIIYSPENKLVTIRFRDGTVFVVDKELKSPRTMQFKTYDLNLSLLDIMPALESREKAPRELYVGELVDQIRKTPSGERRRNDLMIELLELVTIPLAVFFMGLIGAPLGAQIRSRGRSLGITVGLLVFLLYYMSLMGARSICEQGSVSPLIGMWFPNLFLAVCCILLFRSAGSGAAARIDQWLTDLRDWKAHLVRRRKGVCRTPSASIPQTPVSPSSYSISGISEDVPHEEATPMDEARETPEPLFVGNRRAMKFHRAEAPCGRRIAPQNRVPFPSRREALQEDYVPCRVCKP